The genomic DNA CCATCTTTCCAGCCAATTTTCTTGCCCTCCGCGTACGTGCGCCCACTGTAACTCACCGGGACTTCAAATACTCGACAGCCGAGCTTCGCGATCTTCGCGGTAAATTCGGGTTCA from Deltaproteobacteria bacterium includes the following:
- a CDS encoding glycosyltransferase family 2 protein; the encoded protein is EPEFTAKIAKLGCRVFEVPVSYSGRTYAEGKKIGWKDGVRTMYCIARYNLFSR